From Peptoanaerobacter stomatis, one genomic window encodes:
- a CDS encoding DeoR/GlpR family DNA-binding transcription regulator produces MKNIRLAKMEKLILERRIMSLKELQEEFGISMNTIRRDINELIENGNIKKVYGGVEYCESEVEFSDFLERCVRDKDFKELIGRKASRFVEDNDIIFVDSGTTAMNIIYYLCDKKNVTIITNNLSVVIEASRKENINLIALGGEVNKRTFSFAGKDSLNFLKDINITKAFMAATGISVKNGATNSVYEERDIKSKVVDKAEKVFMLVDHTKFDKHSLFTYCELDDIDCIITDKAPEKYKKFAKEHNIKLVECV; encoded by the coding sequence ATGAAAAATATCAGATTGGCTAAAATGGAAAAACTGATTTTAGAAAGAAGAATAATGAGCTTGAAGGAATTGCAAGAAGAATTTGGAATATCAATGAATACTATAAGGAGAGATATAAACGAGCTCATTGAAAACGGTAATATAAAAAAGGTTTATGGCGGAGTTGAATATTGTGAATCTGAAGTTGAGTTTTCAGATTTTCTGGAAAGATGCGTAAGAGATAAAGATTTTAAAGAATTAATTGGAAGAAAAGCATCCAGATTTGTAGAAGATAATGACATAATATTTGTAGATTCCGGAACTACAGCTATGAACATAATATACTATCTATGTGACAAGAAAAATGTAACTATAATAACGAATAATCTTAGTGTTGTTATAGAGGCAAGTCGAAAAGAAAATATAAATCTGATAGCTTTAGGAGGAGAAGTAAACAAAAGAACTTTTTCTTTTGCCGGTAAAGATTCTTTAAATTTTTTGAAAGATATAAATATAACGAAAGCCTTTATGGCTGCTACAGGTATAAGTGTAAAAAACGGTGCAACAAACTCAGTATATGAGGAAAGAGATATAAAATCAAAGGTTGTTGATAAGGCTGAAAAAGTGTTTATGCTTGTAGATCATACAAAGTTTGACAAACATTCGCTTTTTACTTATTGTGAATTAGATGATATAGATTGTATAATAACTGATAAGGCACCTGAAAAATACAAAAAATTTGCTAAAGAACATAATATAAAGTTAGTTGAGTGCGTAT
- a CDS encoding enoyl-CoA hydratase-related protein, producing the protein MNNLLMQVEDEIAVVTINRPKALNALNTETLSEINELFAEIGKRKDIKVVILTGSGEKSFVAGADISEMVNGDAAQGRTFSLLAKEAFSRLEQIPQVVIAAVNGYALGGGCEISMACDIRVASENAIFGQPETSLGIIPGFGGTQRLTRLVGKGRAKELVFTCDKIDAQEAYRIGLANKVVPQAELLDYCKKMAQRIIKNGSLAVSIAKQLIERGADTDLDSALVLEATGFGLTFATNDKKEGMTAFLEKRKANLTDF; encoded by the coding sequence ATGAACAATCTATTAATGCAAGTAGAAGATGAAATAGCTGTTGTTACAATTAACAGACCTAAAGCACTCAATGCACTTAACACAGAAACTTTAAGTGAAATAAATGAGTTATTTGCTGAAATAGGAAAAAGAAAAGATATAAAAGTAGTTATATTGACAGGTTCCGGAGAAAAATCATTTGTAGCCGGTGCCGATATATCCGAAATGGTAAATGGCGATGCCGCACAAGGAAGAACTTTCAGCTTATTGGCTAAAGAAGCATTTTCAAGATTGGAACAAATCCCTCAAGTTGTAATAGCAGCTGTAAACGGATATGCTCTAGGTGGTGGTTGCGAAATATCAATGGCTTGCGATATAAGAGTTGCTTCTGAAAATGCAATATTCGGACAACCGGAAACAAGTTTGGGAATAATCCCCGGTTTCGGTGGAACTCAAAGATTAACAAGACTTGTTGGAAAAGGTAGAGCTAAAGAACTTGTATTTACTTGCGATAAAATAGATGCTCAAGAAGCATATAGAATAGGTCTTGCAAACAAAGTTGTTCCTCAAGCCGAGTTATTAGACTACTGCAAAAAAATGGCACAAAGAATAATCAAAAACGGAAGTCTTGCCGTATCTATCGCTAAACAATTGATAGAAAGAGGCGCAGATACTGATTTAGATTCAGCACTTGTACTTGAAGCTACAGGTTTCGGTTTAACATTTGCTACTAATGACAAAAAAGAAGGAATGACTGCATTCTTAGAAAAAAGAAAAGCTAATTTAACTGATTTTTAA